One part of the Haliotis asinina isolate JCU_RB_2024 chromosome 2, JCU_Hal_asi_v2, whole genome shotgun sequence genome encodes these proteins:
- the LOC137271942 gene encoding uncharacterized protein, translating into MKISRLVTKRNDMAPMQIIRRFLQNTTMTTVQKRILPDIVEKMKHKGFLVELYCVRKQSKQTWNFDRFVTEGERSEPTVNNRNDALLFFYRDVDHDEELGPQIYALTTGTAWKLLKGEIDCRFPKGIGRRILEFRLKVLSSKHLLGEKISSYATYWQTESETFLSFWDCLGDITSKYQMPVKKQSSLYTLLTKNEKRSVNVEISEASITFHKCLTWEDMSVLLIKMSKIFDGNVTDVEMDKDDPRFDVFDHVQLVNSKAEKKKNDDKMKKLLTELLKQSCSTSRLRLLHKDVERWISSDTFRLESSKAAERFILEWKGSSPTLKTVLEACRHYARKKKIPQAALEQLVNDVSIRFGSTETGIFTVKGKGKLIELIEGHFPTDSGISLFRYCGNWYRINVEYLTKIEEQFSMLIEMCCLERDKLPLPWLYPAIKPEKQIGKANRKSKPEKQTIDPDTVKYWIRYLEFSETNNPVKDDIDLEEFLLDETNDVVENQLIARLFSKQRERDYNSGYILYNRIVSQRTNSESGYLLGDNILMKNIELFDLLHYTPECTYLIHVKNGFGHSLRDVCSQIRISADLLYCHMNVTNRFDILQEFWRIATKKKATPYRRAVRRMYKEVGYDRFIQMFQREMCFVLAYRDNINTAQRPTFPTTTSKRLIELCGKDAAESLSRNLAERGFVEKRRGKYYLTDKIFMLTADIVRDIKDMNVSDAEKVVKILKERVSKSFISKMEFIQLYSYFRKFSRGACVFSLRIYSIENHNMMHGSNGSGSEASPFSHSSSEYCQEEKPNKRTHNSERPRSPALLSSHSSPEYHQKKKPNKRTHDSERSRSATSLSSHSSPEYRQKKKPNKRTHDNKGSRSSSSVSSHSSPEYREREEPNKRTYDSERLRISGSPTPQSNAEYHQRETHSTQKLDKYNLDGKCSTQKAQKRTSDTLLTNDIGLAKRQRRGSQHHDQEDA; encoded by the coding sequence atgaaaatatcaagACTTGTGACAAAACGTAATGATATGGCACCAATGCAGATTATACGTCGATTTCTCCAAAATACAACCATGACTACTGTACAGAAGAGGATTCTTCCCGATATTGTTGAAAAAATGAAGCATAAGGGTTTTTTGGTTGAGTTATATTGCGTAAGAAAACAGTCGAAGCAAACATGGAACTTTGATCGATTTGTTACTGAAGGAGAGAGAAGTGAACCAACTGTTAACAACAGAAATGATGCATTGTTGTTTTTCTACAGAGATGTTGACCATGACGAAGAACTTGGACCACAGATTTATGCACTCACCACTGGCACTGCTTGGAAATTACTTAAGGGTGAAATCGACTGTCGTTTTCCTAAAGGCATTGGTCGGCGAATACTAGAATTCCGTTTAAAGGTATTATCATCGAAACATTTACTAGGGGAAAAGATTTCATCTTATGCAACCTACTGGCAGACGGAGTCAGAAACATTCCTATCATTTTGGGACTGCCTTGGTGACATCACGAGCAAATATCAGATGCCTGTCAAGAAACAGTCATCATTGTACACACTCCTTACCAAAAATGAAAAACGTTCGGTGAACGTTGAGATCAGTGAAGCCAGTATCACATTTCACAAGTGTCTTACGTGGGAGGATATGTCAGTGTTGTTGATAAAGATGTCCAAAATATTTGATGGAAATGTAACTGACGTAGAAATGGACAAAGATGACCCTCGTTTTGACGTGTTTGACCATGTACAACTTGTTAACTCGAAAGCTGAGAAAAAGAAAAACgatgacaaaatgaaaaaacTCCTGACCGAATTATTGAAACAGTCATGTAGTACAAGTCGACTGAGGCTACTGCACAAAGACGTTGAACGCTGGATATCAAGTGACACTTTTCGCCTTGAGAGTTCAAAGGCAGCTGAAAGATTCATACTAGAATGGAAAGGAAGTTCACCTACATTAAAGACAGTTCTTGAGGCTTGCAGGCATTACGCGAGGAAAAAAAAGATCCCGCAAGCTGCTCTGGAGCAACTAGTGAATGACGTGTCTATTCGGTTTGGTAGTACGGAGACAGGTATATTCACCGTTAAAGGAAAGGGAAAGCTGATAGAACTGATTGAAGGACACTTTCCCACTGACTCAGGGATTTCATTATTTAGATATTGTGGCAACTGGTATCGAATAAACGTTGAATATTTGACGAAAATTGAGGAACAATTTTCTATGCTGATAGAAATGTGTTGTTTGGAAAGGGACAAACTGCCATTACCGTGGCTATATCCTGCAATCAAACCGGAAAAGCAAATCGGAAAAGCAAACCGGAAAAGCAAACCGGAAAAGCAAACCATAGATCCTGACACTGTCAAATACTGGATCAGATACCTTGAATTTAGTGAGACTAACAACCCTGTCAAGGATGATATTGATTTGGAAGAGTTTTTGTTGGATGAAACAAATGACGTTGTAGAGAATCAGCTGATCGCACGATTGTTTTCAAAGCAACGAGAACGGGATTACAACAGTGGGTACATACTGTACAACAGAATAGTCTCACAAAGGACCAATAGCGAATCAGGATATTTGCTTGGagacaatattttaatgaagaACATAGAGCTTTTTGACCTGCTCCACTACACACCTGAATGTACATATCTGATCCATGTCAAAAATGGATTTGGACATTCCTTGAGGGACGTTTGTTCTCAAATTAGAATATCAGCTGACCTTTTGTACTGTCACATGAATGTTACTAACAGGTTCGATATTCTTCAAGAATTCTGGAGGATTGCTACCAAGAAGAAGGCAACACCCTACAGACGAGCTGTTAGACGAATGTATAAAGAAGTGGGATATGACAGATTTATACAAATGTTCCAAAgggaaatgtgttttgttttggcaTACAGAGATAATATCAACACCGCACAAAGACCCACGTTTCCCACAACTACAAGCAAAAGGCTCATTGAACTTTGCGGAAAAGATGCTGCAGAAAGCCTGTCGAGGAATTTGGCAGAAAGGGGTTTTGTTGAGAAAAGACGAGGCAAATACTATCTCACAGACAAGATCTTTATGTTAACGGCTGATATAGTGAGAGACATCAAGGATATGAATGTCAGTGATGCTGAAAAGGTCGTGAAGATTTTGAAAGAACGTGTTTCCAAATCCTTCATCTCTAAAATGGAGTTCATTCAGTTGTACAGCTACTTCAGAAAATTTTCCAGAGGAGCATGCGTTTTTTCTTTAAGGATTTACAGCATAGAAAACCATAACATGATGCATGGCAGCAACGGGTCGGGAAGCGAAGCGTCACCTTTCTCACACAGTAGTTCTGAGTATTGTCAAGAGGAGAAACCCAATAAACGGACTCATAACAGCGAGAGGCCGAGAAGCCCAGCATTGCTGTCATCACACAGTAGTCCTGAGTATCATCAAAAGAAGAAGCCCAATAAACGGACGCATGACAGCGAGAGGTCGAGAAGCGCAACGTCACTGTCATCACACAGTAGTCCTGAGTATCGTCAAAAGAAGAAGCCCAATAAACGGACGCATGACAACAAGGGGTCGAGAAGCTCATCATCTGTGTCATCACACAGTAGTCCTGAGTATCGTGAAAGGGAGGAGCCCAATAAACGGACGTATGACAGCGAGAGGTTGAGAATCTCAGGGTCACCTACACCGCAGAGTAATGCTGAGTATCATCAAAGAGAGACGCATAGCACACAAAAGCTTGATAAATATAATTTGGATGGGAAGTGTTCGACTCAGAAGGCTCAGAAACGGACATCTGATACACTACTGACAAACGACATTGGACTTGCAAAGCGGCAGAGGCGTGGTAGCCAACATCATGACCAGGAAGACGCTTGA
- the LOC137274129 gene encoding post-GPI attachment to proteins factor 2-like, whose translation MASFVTENNNIPRKDYFRISIPTLLKLLTGLPLIGVTICVVLSLLFDFASSTATHCKVPNYLPSISSAVGGYTPQRYIWRICIALHCAPRFLLALGYFNYHTSVHIRQYNSFYTGLAAVATTLHICENIALVALTYVSSSENIEFHENAFIAFMVFSLTYMLLLCVVFAWGRTGNGRKITPLERKSLNLKVKLFAFNLSIFLLAVYLYFRHHSYCEPGVYTGFAVCEYLTVISNIAFHGTVSLDWRDYTLMLSHNDFVDKLQRKSE comes from the exons ATGGCTTCGTTCGTcactgaaaacaacaacattccgcGCAAGGACTATTTCCGAATATCCATACCGACGCTTTTAAAATTGCTGACAGGATTACCTTTAATTGGAGTTACGATATGTGTTGTTTTATCTCTACTCTTTGATTTCGCCTCTTCCACTGCAACACACTGCAAG GTTCCCAACTATTTGCCTTCGATTAGTTCGGCAGTCGGCGGCTACACCCCTCAGCGTTACATATGGAGGATATGTATAGCCCTTCACTGTGCCCCAAGATTTCTCCTCGCCCTCGGCTACTTCAACTATCACACCTCCGTCCACATACGGCAGTATAACAGCTTCTACACAGGGTTGGCAGCCGTGGCCACGACACTACACATATGTGAAAATATAGCGCTTGTGGCATTGACATATGTATCGTCATCAGAAAATATCG aattccaCGAAAATGCATTTATCGCCTTCATGGTGTTTTCACTCACGTACATGCTGCTATTGTGTGTTGTGTTCGCCTGGGGACGCACTGGGAATGGAAGAAAAATTACTCCGCTG GAGAGGAAATCTCTTAACTTGAAGGTCAAGCTGTTCGCCTTCAACCTGTCAATATTCCTGCTGGCCGTTTACCTGTACTTCCGACATCATAGCTACTGTGAGCCTGGAG TGTACACTGGGTTTGCAGTGTGTGAGTACCTCACAGTCATATCCAACATAGCGTTTCACGGCACTGTGTCACTGGATTGGAGGGACTACACCTTAATGCTCAGTCACAACGACTTCGTGGACAAATTACAGCGGAAGTCCGAGTGA